A region from the Bacillus sp. Marseille-P3661 genome encodes:
- a CDS encoding manganese efflux pump MntP translates to MNLSGILMISFGIAMDAFAVSITSGTVLKEKFRVNNILKIGLFLTLFQALMPLVGWGFGSQFTFYIKNIDHWIAFFLLGIIGVKMVYDSIKNEENDSYINPLNNKVLLYLSLATSIDALAVGVSFAFLNVSILFSIICIGVTTFVLSIIGIFIGKLSGERLKKKAGLFGGFVLILIGIKILVEHLGIIFN, encoded by the coding sequence ATGAATTTAAGTGGAATTCTAATGATCTCTTTTGGAATTGCAATGGATGCATTTGCAGTTTCGATTACTAGTGGTACGGTTTTAAAGGAAAAATTTCGTGTAAATAATATCTTAAAGATTGGTCTTTTTCTGACTTTGTTTCAAGCATTAATGCCTTTAGTTGGATGGGGCTTTGGTAGTCAGTTTACTTTTTATATAAAAAACATTGATCATTGGATCGCATTCTTTCTGTTAGGAATAATTGGGGTAAAAATGGTTTATGATTCCATTAAAAATGAAGAAAATGATTCTTATATTAATCCACTAAATAATAAAGTATTACTTTACCTTTCTTTAGCAACAAGCATAGATGCTTTAGCGGTTGGTGTTAGTTTTGCGTTTTTAAATGTATCTATTTTGTTTTCAATAATTTGTATAGGCGTTACTACGTTCGTATTGTCAATAATAGGTATTTTTATTGGAAAGCTAAGTGGAGAAAGATTAAAAAAGAAAGCAGGCCTTTTTGGTGGTTTTGTTCTTATATTAATAGGGATTAAAATACTAGTTGAACACTTGGGAATAATCTTTAACTAA
- a CDS encoding class I SAM-dependent methyltransferase, producing the protein MENNVFEEMAQRYDTEERIELAKVIVKEVRSELKNSKSKSLIDYGSGTGLVSLELSDLVDSILLVDSSKQMLEVAKAKISHKGITNAKVLYSDFTQETPELAADIVLMSLVLLHIPDTKKILQELFSILNNGGKLIIIDFDKNDQINHPKVHNGFSHDELKERLSEVGFKSIEMKTFYHGHRIFMNQDASMFISSSVK; encoded by the coding sequence ATGGAAAATAACGTATTTGAAGAGATGGCCCAAAGATATGATACAGAAGAAAGAATTGAATTAGCTAAAGTTATTGTTAAGGAAGTAAGATCAGAATTAAAAAATAGTAAATCAAAATCTTTGATCGACTATGGGAGTGGTACAGGTCTAGTTAGTCTCGAATTATCAGATTTAGTAGATTCTATTTTATTGGTAGATTCATCAAAACAAATGTTGGAGGTTGCGAAAGCTAAAATTTCTCACAAAGGAATTACGAACGCTAAAGTACTTTATTCAGATTTTACTCAAGAAACGCCTGAACTTGCGGCAGACATAGTTCTAATGTCACTAGTCCTTCTTCATATTCCAGATACTAAAAAAATTTTACAAGAATTGTTTAGCATTTTAAATAATGGCGGCAAGCTAATTATTATTGATTTTGACAAAAACGATCAAATAAATCATCCGAAAGTTCATAACGGTTTTTCGCATGACGAACTGAAAGAAAGATTATCCGAAGTTGGATTTAAATCAATTGAAATGAAGACATTCTATCATGGGCATAGAATTTTTATGAATCAGGATGCCTCCATGTTTATATCGAGTAGTGTAAAGTGA
- a CDS encoding YdcF family protein, with protein MVIFFIFISYSAISIWSFSDEVHLEKTDVAVVLGAAAWDNEPSPVLRERINHSIWLYKNDYVDKIIFTGGKGKLDKYAESEVARDYAIENNVNAEDILIETKSQITEENLKYAYEIAVEKNFNTFTIVSDPLHMKRAILMAKNIGMEAYSSPTQSSVYKTLKSKVPFFLRELFFYIGYIFSLPFR; from the coding sequence ATGGTTATTTTCTTTATTTTTATTAGCTATTCAGCCATTAGTATTTGGTCTTTTAGTGACGAAGTTCATTTAGAAAAAACAGATGTCGCTGTTGTACTTGGTGCTGCAGCTTGGGATAATGAACCATCTCCTGTTTTACGCGAGAGGATAAATCATTCTATCTGGCTTTATAAGAATGATTATGTAGATAAAATTATTTTTACTGGCGGCAAGGGAAAATTAGATAAATATGCAGAGTCTGAGGTTGCAAGGGATTACGCGATTGAAAACAATGTGAATGCTGAAGATATTTTGATTGAAACTAAATCACAAATCACAGAAGAGAACCTAAAATACGCTTATGAAATTGCTGTTGAAAAAAACTTCAACACATTTACAATTGTTAGCGACCCATTGCATATGAAAAGAGCAATCTTAATGGCAAAAAACATAGGTATGGAAGCATATTCATCGCCTACGCAAAGTTCTGTATATAAGACATTAAAAAGTAAAGTTCCGTTTTTCTTACGTGAGTTGTTTTTCTATATCGGTTATATTTTCAGTTTACCATTTAGGTAA
- a CDS encoding DUF1398 family protein — MNDKLTESEFQEIIRRRSSGEISFSQFLTELSQSGINEYEIEVATGQATYKGVHSEFKTDSQVSLVISNKFNREKVLRAIANISLPFIDFLKEIAEAGIVTYRVYIPAKTVTYIGIGEEKIEEQLKV; from the coding sequence TTGAATGACAAATTAACAGAAAGTGAGTTTCAAGAGATTATCCGTAGAAGGAGTAGCGGTGAGATAAGCTTTTCCCAATTCTTAACAGAATTGTCCCAAAGTGGCATAAATGAATACGAAATAGAAGTCGCTACCGGTCAGGCCACATATAAAGGAGTTCATTCGGAATTTAAAACAGATTCCCAAGTAAGTTTGGTTATTTCAAATAAATTTAATAGAGAGAAGGTTCTTAGGGCAATCGCTAACATCTCTCTGCCCTTCATAGACTTCTTAAAAGAGATTGCCGAGGCCGGAATTGTAACCTATCGTGTGTACATACCCGCGAAAACTGTTACTTATATTGGTATTGGAGAAGAAAAAATTGAAGAACAACTTAAAGTTTAA
- a CDS encoding dihydrofolate reductase family protein translates to MSTNVRKRRILLDLAVTLDGFLEGKNGEVDWCIMDSEMGFNNFLNQIDTILYGRKSYELWGQYTPEKHSDTEKEMWEIIQSKEKYVFSRTQKGTDNKAAVYINDKIHEEVNKLKSKPGKDIWLYGGAGLITTFVNLGLVDEFRLSIHPVILGEGRPLFVDIKKKLNLRLVDSRTFSSGVVQLIYHIEEK, encoded by the coding sequence ATGTCCACTAACGTAAGAAAAAGAAGAATACTTTTAGATTTAGCAGTTACTTTAGATGGTTTTCTTGAAGGGAAAAATGGGGAAGTTGATTGGTGCATTATGGATTCCGAGATGGGGTTCAATAATTTCCTAAATCAAATCGATACTATTTTATATGGAAGAAAAAGCTACGAATTATGGGGACAGTATACTCCAGAAAAACATTCTGATACAGAAAAAGAAATGTGGGAAATCATTCAAAGTAAAGAAAAGTATGTGTTTTCTAGAACACAAAAAGGGACTGATAATAAAGCGGCGGTTTATATAAACGATAAAATTCACGAAGAAGTAAATAAATTAAAAAGTAAGCCCGGTAAAGATATCTGGCTATATGGAGGGGCAGGTCTTATTACAACTTTTGTAAATCTAGGACTTGTTGATGAATTTAGATTATCTATACATCCTGTTATTTTGGGAGAAGGAAGACCTTTGTTTGTTGATATAAAAAAGAAACTCAACCTCAGACTGGTTGATTCAAGAACGTTTTCCTCTGGAGTTGTTCAACTCATCTATCATATTGAAGAGAAGTAA
- a CDS encoding DUF3231 family protein: MDHGFLSQWTCPSVLIPLSLGFTDNDLVLTAPRLFSDVLCLHYLNIMSIHGCHGYSGAVTTCSRSDVRAYFTRCNVSAVELCNRTKDVLLEKGLYYRSPVVLPPESSDFVKDHNFLTGWFGDKRPLSCIEITDIYFNLKKSIMAKALIVAFSQVAKSKKIRDFFLKAENAKESNIQMFHEILNVENLPTPPTFEAEITDSTTAPFSDKLMMFQIGFLFSTAKVYYGTGWASSPRRDLTPKYIKAISGDLLIGNNWMDLMIKYGWLEQPPLAEDRSELAMTKK; the protein is encoded by the coding sequence CTGGACCATGGTTTTCTAAGTCAATGGACCTGTCCCTCTGTCCTTATCCCTCTGTCCTTAGGATTTACCGATAATGACTTGGTGCTAACTGCTCCACGTCTTTTTTCTGATGTTTTATGTCTACATTATTTAAATATTATGTCTATTCATGGCTGTCATGGGTATAGTGGGGCAGTTACTACATGTTCTCGTTCTGACGTCCGTGCTTATTTTACTAGATGTAACGTTTCTGCAGTAGAATTATGTAATCGAACGAAGGACGTTTTGTTAGAAAAAGGGTTATACTACCGTTCACCAGTGGTTTTACCACCTGAAAGTTCAGATTTTGTAAAAGATCATAATTTTTTAACGGGATGGTTTGGAGATAAAAGACCATTAAGTTGTATAGAAATTACTGACATTTATTTTAATCTAAAGAAAAGTATTATGGCAAAAGCCTTAATAGTTGCTTTTAGTCAAGTGGCCAAATCAAAGAAAATTCGCGACTTCTTCTTAAAAGCAGAGAATGCTAAAGAAAGTAATATTCAAATGTTCCATGAAATTTTGAATGTAGAAAACCTGCCCACCCCACCTACTTTTGAGGCGGAAATCACCGATTCCACGACAGCTCCTTTTTCTGATAAACTTATGATGTTTCAAATTGGTTTTTTGTTCTCGACTGCAAAGGTATATTACGGTACGGGGTGGGCGTCCTCACCAAGGAGAGACCTTACACCTAAATACATAAAAGCGATCTCAGGGGATTTATTAATCGGAAATAATTGGATGGATCTAATGATTAAGTATGGTTGGCTTGAGCAACCTCCTTTAGCGGAGGACCGAAGTGAGTTAGCAATGACCAAAAAATGA
- a CDS encoding DoxX family protein: MTLKNEIGAFILRVTLGALFLVHGIVKFQGGIENIVGWFSSIGLPGFMAYGVAWLEVIGGIALIIGFATRIVAALYALLMIGAILKVKLSVGLLGNGQMAGYELDLAFMAMAIFLAITGSKFLSINQLFSQKDSNQSNKAA, encoded by the coding sequence ATGACATTAAAAAACGAAATCGGGGCATTCATTTTACGAGTTACATTAGGCGCATTATTTTTGGTTCATGGAATTGTAAAGTTTCAGGGTGGAATTGAAAATATCGTAGGTTGGTTTAGTAGTATTGGATTGCCAGGATTTATGGCTTATGGAGTTGCATGGCTTGAAGTTATCGGAGGTATTGCCTTAATTATTGGATTTGCCACTAGGATTGTAGCTGCTTTGTATGCACTATTAATGATTGGCGCAATACTAAAAGTAAAACTTTCCGTGGGTTTATTGGGTAATGGACAAATGGCAGGTTATGAATTAGATCTGGCATTTATGGCAATGGCTATATTTCTAGCAATCACGGGTAGTAAGTTTTTGTCAATAAATCAACTGTTTAGCCAGAAGGATTCTAATCAATCAAATAAAGCTGCTTAA
- a CDS encoding DUF2269 family protein yields the protein MKKIGPKGMKWLKIIHVFLVVLFFGGILSSLALNLHIDFTNYDESYLGYKNIVIISDNIVRWGAIGTLLVGFTYGFFTNWGFFKHRWVGVKFVLYLIQTIIGIFVIDKLMLANMELLETQKEMALTNPIFIQNHEIRQFAVYLQVLVTIFILIISYLKPWKNKKLPSKPS from the coding sequence ATGAAAAAAATTGGGCCTAAAGGTATGAAGTGGCTAAAGATAATCCACGTTTTTCTAGTAGTCTTATTTTTCGGAGGAATTTTAAGTTCTTTGGCTTTAAATCTTCATATTGATTTCACAAATTATGATGAGTCCTACCTGGGCTATAAAAACATTGTCATCATCAGCGATAATATTGTTAGATGGGGGGCGATTGGAACATTACTAGTGGGTTTTACATACGGATTTTTTACTAACTGGGGTTTTTTTAAGCATCGATGGGTTGGTGTAAAATTTGTTCTTTATTTGATTCAAACAATCATTGGGATTTTTGTTATAGACAAGTTAATGCTAGCTAATATGGAATTATTGGAAACTCAAAAAGAAATGGCATTAACTAATCCAATCTTTATTCAAAATCACGAGATAAGACAATTCGCGGTCTATTTACAAGTTCTAGTTACAATTTTCATACTTATTATTTCGTATTTAAAACCTTGGAAGAATAAAAAGCTTCCTTCAAAACCAAGTTAA
- a CDS encoding VOC family protein: protein MGRLVHFEIHVDDMERAKKFYGEVFGWTFEDWSDFAGMPYFGAVTGDAKEPGINGALMKRQSPPPEPNQALNGYACTMGVEDYDSIESKILNNGGKVALPKYALPGMAWQGYYMDTEGNIFGIHQPDENAK from the coding sequence ATGGGAAGACTTGTGCATTTCGAAATTCATGTGGATGACATGGAACGTGCTAAAAAGTTTTATGGAGAAGTATTCGGATGGACATTTGAAGATTGGAGCGATTTTGCAGGCATGCCTTATTTTGGGGCAGTGACTGGTGATGCAAAAGAACCTGGAATAAATGGAGCTTTGATGAAACGACAAAGTCCTCCACCAGAACCAAATCAAGCTTTGAATGGCTATGCTTGTACAATGGGAGTGGAAGATTACGATTCAATTGAGTCTAAAATCCTAAATAATGGTGGGAAGGTCGCGCTGCCTAAATATGCTTTGCCTGGAATGGCGTGGCAGGGATATTATATGGATACCGAAGGAAATATATTTGGTATTCATCAACCAGACGAGAATGCAAAATAG
- a CDS encoding glycine zipper family protein, protein MTEGYYLTIFMSVGISFGVLFGLTIFDNIGLGIPIGMSMGIAIGAGLDADAKKKGKTI, encoded by the coding sequence GTGACAGAGGGATATTATCTAACAATTTTCATGTCCGTGGGGATAAGCTTTGGGGTCCTTTTTGGATTAACTATCTTTGATAATATTGGATTAGGAATACCAATTGGAATGAGTATGGGTATTGCAATCGGAGCGGGCCTAGATGCAGATGCTAAGAAAAAGGGTAAAACAATATAG
- a CDS encoding IS1096 element passenger TnpR family protein — MYLKKEKDRVLYTYDYGDNWEHDIVLEKILPEEPVTYYPRCTKAMRAVPEEDSRFNYVVTGIVTETINQKEVLAAINEELVDQFGNESDR; from the coding sequence ATGTATTTAAAAAAGGAGAAAGATAGAGTTTTATATACATATGACTACGGTGATAATTGGGAACATGATATTGTTCTTGAGAAGATACTTCCTGAGGAACCTGTTACATATTATCCACGTTGCACTAAAGCTATGCGAGCAGTACCAGAAGAAGATAGTAGATTCAATTATGTAGTAACAGGTATCGTCACAGAGACGATCAACCAAAAAGAAGTATTGGCAGCAATTAATGAAGAGCTTGTTGATCAATTTGGTAATGAAAGTGATCGGTGA
- a CDS encoding plasmid pRiA4b ORF-3 family protein codes for MIFQLKITLKNSKPPIWRRLEVKDSMTFHELHQAIQIAFEWLDSHLHGFDIKKSNSHQVLDFISIGPIEEEDYGMAGFEYDEEEVLLKDVFKKGER; via the coding sequence ATGATATTTCAACTAAAAATTACATTAAAGAATTCAAAACCACCTATTTGGAGGCGGCTTGAGGTCAAAGACTCAATGACGTTTCACGAGCTCCATCAAGCAATTCAAATTGCTTTTGAATGGTTGGATAGTCATCTGCATGGATTTGATATCAAAAAATCAAATTCGCATCAGGTACTTGATTTCATATCGATAGGGCCGATTGAAGAAGAAGACTATGGAATGGCAGGTTTTGAATATGATGAAGAGGAAGTTTTACTGAAAGATGTATTTAAAAAAGGAGAAAGATAG
- a CDS encoding UPF0158 family protein, whose translation MQVKLEDIIEGMEMQSEETISYLNLETGELVYVSREALLIAEDGEDYDHLPEWQQEIAKIAYDIVDSLGKYAELPTKFEIDDYEIMERFCYSISDDNIQGKLLNAIKGKGAFRRFRDSVEHLGIINQWYTYRDISYKEIAREFCVSKNIGYIE comes from the coding sequence ATGCAAGTAAAGTTGGAAGACATTATTGAAGGAATGGAGATGCAATCAGAGGAGACTATATCTTACCTTAATCTTGAAACAGGGGAACTTGTTTATGTCTCACGTGAGGCATTGTTGATTGCGGAAGATGGGGAGGATTATGATCACTTACCTGAATGGCAGCAAGAAATTGCGAAGATAGCGTATGACATTGTTGATAGCTTGGGGAAGTATGCTGAACTGCCTACTAAATTCGAAATTGATGATTATGAAATTATGGAAAGGTTTTGTTATAGTATTTCAGATGATAACATACAAGGCAAGCTACTAAATGCCATTAAAGGAAAAGGAGCATTTCGGCGCTTTAGGGACAGTGTTGAGCACTTAGGAATAATTAACCAATGGTATACTTACCGTGATATTAGTTATAAGGAAATAGCCAGGGAGTTTTGTGTAAGTAAAAATATCGGCTATATAGAGTAA
- the purF gene encoding amidophosphoribosyltransferase, with product MDTEMREKCGVFGVFNHPKAADLTYYGLHALQHRGQESAGIVVSDGKTFRHHRGMGLVTQVFSRDILDGLSGNMAIGHVRYSTSGESLLQNAQPLVFKYSEGDLAIAHNGNLVNATIERKVLQQQGAIFQTTTDTEIIAHLLARSSKKYFTEAAPEVLKRLDGSFALLIMTEKQILIALDRHGLRPLSLGKIGESIIVSSETCALNAVDAKFWRDVEPGEWLLVDEQGIKTGRFAEKGEVSLCSFEFVYFARPDSVIHGRSVLAIRKELGQILAKEHPTQADVVVAVPESSVPAAIGFAQQSGIPYEMGIIKNPYAGRSFIEPTQELRDLAVRLKLSAVQEILEGKRVVLVDDSIVRGTTSKRIIQLIRQAGAKEVHVRITSPMVKNPCFYGVDMPTKEELFANKHEHEEAMGRVIGADSLAFLSTEGLLEAVDVDLADTSSRCIACFSGAYPTKTYLK from the coding sequence ATGGATACAGAAATGCGAGAGAAATGCGGAGTATTTGGGGTTTTTAATCACCCGAAAGCAGCTGATTTAACTTATTATGGCCTTCATGCCCTTCAGCATCGTGGACAGGAGAGTGCCGGGATTGTTGTAAGCGATGGAAAAACATTTAGACATCATAGAGGAATGGGTCTGGTAACCCAAGTATTTTCTCGAGACATTTTAGATGGGCTTAGTGGAAATATGGCCATAGGACATGTACGATATTCCACCTCTGGCGAAAGCTTACTCCAAAATGCTCAGCCCCTAGTTTTTAAATACAGTGAGGGCGATTTGGCGATTGCTCATAACGGTAACCTAGTGAATGCTACTATCGAACGGAAAGTTCTCCAGCAACAAGGTGCCATCTTTCAGACAACAACTGATACGGAAATTATCGCTCACCTACTGGCCCGTTCTAGTAAAAAGTATTTTACAGAAGCTGCACCAGAGGTCCTTAAGCGGCTAGATGGTTCATTTGCTTTGCTTATCATGACAGAAAAACAGATACTAATTGCCCTCGATCGTCATGGGTTACGGCCCCTTAGCCTAGGAAAAATTGGGGAATCCATTATCGTATCTTCGGAAACATGTGCTTTAAATGCTGTGGATGCAAAATTCTGGAGAGATGTTGAACCGGGAGAGTGGCTTCTTGTCGACGAACAAGGAATAAAAACGGGAAGATTTGCCGAAAAAGGTGAAGTTTCCCTTTGTTCTTTTGAATTTGTTTATTTTGCCCGCCCTGATAGTGTGATTCACGGAAGAAGTGTATTAGCCATCAGGAAAGAATTAGGTCAAATTTTAGCAAAAGAACACCCAACCCAAGCTGATGTTGTGGTTGCCGTTCCAGAATCAAGTGTTCCAGCTGCTATTGGCTTTGCTCAACAATCAGGAATTCCGTATGAAATGGGAATCATTAAAAACCCATATGCCGGACGTTCCTTTATTGAACCAACTCAGGAATTGCGTGATTTAGCTGTCCGTCTTAAATTAAGTGCCGTTCAGGAAATTCTTGAGGGAAAAAGGGTTGTACTTGTCGATGATTCGATTGTCCGGGGAACTACAAGTAAGCGAATTATCCAACTGATTCGCCAAGCAGGCGCCAAGGAGGTCCATGTAAGAATTACTTCCCCTATGGTAAAAAACCCTTGTTTTTATGGTGTGGATATGCCAACAAAAGAAGAACTTTTTGCAAACAAACATGAACATGAAGAAGCAATGGGACGTGTTATCGGAGCAGATTCATTAGCGTTTTTGAGCACCGAAGGGTTATTAGAGGCAGTTGATGTAGATCTTGCAGATACTAGCAGTCGTTGTATAGCCTGTTTTAGTGGGGCTTATCCAACCAAAACGTATTTAAAATAA
- a CDS encoding DUF6440 family protein produces the protein MFGKSSNKRFEVIHKEKIGALAGCKVLVDKETGVQYLYSWYGESGGITPLLDKEGKPIVRANNK, from the coding sequence ATGTTTGGTAAAAGTTCGAATAAAAGATTTGAGGTTATTCACAAAGAAAAAATAGGCGCTTTAGCAGGTTGTAAAGTGCTGGTGGATAAAGAAACAGGTGTTCAATATTTATATAGTTGGTACGGAGAAAGCGGTGGAATAACACCGTTGTTGGATAAAGAAGGAAAGCCAATTGTTAGAGCTAATAATAAATAA